One window of the Tetragenococcus koreensis genome contains the following:
- the polA gene encoding DNA polymerase I: MTKNKLLLVDGNSVAFRAFYALHSSLERFKNPSGLHTNAIYAFNLMFENVMEKEKPTHVLVAFDAGKTTFRNEMYEEYKGGRAKTPGELNEQLPYIRELINGLGISYYELKNYEADDIIGTLANQVDKDKFDVTVLTGDRDLTQLATDDVKVAITIKGVSDTEDYTPEHIAEKYDGLKPKQIIDMKGLAGDASDNIPGVTKIGDKTAIKLLNEYGSVEGVYQNIDQMKQSKMKENLIHDKDTALLSKKLATINTSAPIDVSIDSLKYEGNDLEKLVPFYKEMNFRSFLEKLDVDEEDNQMDDILFKTVEEPTKEMFTDDMALYVEMLGENYHVEDIVGVAWGDDKKIFVSNSDKIFENKAFQNWLMDKNNGKRVYNAKRTQVALNRYSGLPKGFSFDVLVAAYLLDTTDNSDDIAGICAHYDYHDIQPDVAVYGKGAKKGLPDDEEVFFAHLARKIKAIQWLTPKLQDELKDKNQMDLYENLEAPISSILAEMEMTGITVDAQRLNEMKDEFAQRLHEIEEKIFDQAGEKFNINSPKQLGHILFEKMNLPVIKKTKTGYSTAVDVLEQLKDKAPIVENILKYRQIAKIQSTYVEGLLKVILSDGKVHTRYLQTLTQTGRLSSVDPNLQNIPIRLEEGRKIREAFVPRKKDWLIYSSDYSQIELRVLAHVSQDEHLQEAFNENQDIHASTAMRVFDIEKPEDVTPNIRRQAKAVNFGIVYGISDYGLSQNLGISRKEAQNYIDTYFERYPGVKKYMNESVSQAKEKGYAETLYHRRRYLENINSSNFNLRTFAERTAINSPIQGSAADILKIAMIELDKRLKEKQLEAAMLLQVHDELVFEVPQNELETLDKLVKEVMETAVKLDVPLITESSWGKTWYDAK; the protein is encoded by the coding sequence ATGACAAAAAATAAATTATTACTGGTAGATGGCAATAGTGTAGCATTTCGTGCATTCTATGCCTTACATAGTTCATTGGAGCGTTTTAAAAATCCTAGTGGACTTCATACAAACGCAATTTATGCTTTTAATTTAATGTTTGAAAATGTGATGGAAAAAGAAAAACCTACTCACGTATTAGTCGCTTTTGATGCAGGTAAAACAACATTTCGTAATGAAATGTATGAAGAATATAAAGGAGGCCGTGCTAAAACTCCAGGCGAGTTGAATGAACAGCTTCCTTATATTCGTGAGTTAATTAACGGCTTAGGGATTTCTTATTATGAACTAAAAAACTATGAAGCAGATGACATTATTGGTACATTAGCTAATCAAGTAGATAAAGACAAATTTGATGTGACCGTTCTTACTGGGGATCGTGATTTAACTCAATTGGCTACTGACGATGTAAAGGTTGCGATTACAATCAAAGGCGTTAGTGATACAGAAGATTATACACCTGAACATATCGCTGAAAAATATGACGGCTTAAAGCCTAAACAAATTATCGATATGAAAGGTTTAGCAGGAGATGCTTCTGATAATATCCCCGGTGTAACCAAAATTGGCGATAAAACTGCAATTAAACTATTGAATGAATACGGTTCTGTTGAAGGCGTTTATCAAAATATTGATCAGATGAAACAAAGCAAGATGAAAGAAAACCTTATTCACGATAAAGATACAGCTCTTCTTTCGAAGAAATTAGCAACAATCAATACTTCTGCACCAATTGACGTCTCCATTGATTCCTTGAAGTATGAAGGAAATGATTTAGAAAAATTAGTTCCTTTTTATAAAGAGATGAACTTCCGCTCGTTTTTAGAAAAACTAGATGTTGATGAAGAAGACAATCAGATGGACGATATTTTATTTAAAACGGTTGAAGAACCTACAAAAGAAATGTTTACAGATGACATGGCTTTATATGTTGAAATGTTAGGTGAAAATTACCATGTAGAGGATATTGTAGGTGTCGCGTGGGGCGATGATAAGAAAATTTTCGTCTCAAATAGTGATAAAATTTTTGAAAATAAAGCATTTCAAAATTGGTTAATGGATAAGAATAATGGAAAAAGAGTATATAATGCCAAAAGAACACAGGTCGCATTAAACCGATACAGTGGACTACCTAAGGGTTTTTCTTTTGATGTATTAGTAGCCGCTTATTTATTAGATACTACCGATAATTCCGATGATATCGCAGGAATATGTGCTCATTATGACTATCATGATATTCAACCTGATGTGGCAGTTTACGGCAAGGGTGCTAAAAAAGGACTGCCTGATGATGAGGAAGTGTTTTTTGCTCACCTAGCACGGAAAATCAAAGCCATTCAATGGCTTACACCGAAGCTACAAGATGAACTTAAAGATAAAAACCAAATGGATTTATATGAAAATTTGGAGGCGCCCATTTCTTCGATTTTAGCTGAGATGGAAATGACTGGTATTACAGTAGATGCACAACGTTTAAATGAAATGAAAGACGAATTTGCTCAAAGATTACATGAAATTGAAGAAAAAATTTTTGACCAAGCTGGAGAAAAATTCAACATCAACTCTCCTAAACAACTGGGACATATTCTATTTGAAAAAATGAATTTGCCGGTGATTAAAAAAACGAAAACCGGGTATTCGACGGCTGTTGACGTCTTAGAACAGTTAAAAGATAAAGCCCCAATTGTTGAAAATATCTTAAAATATCGACAAATTGCTAAGATTCAATCGACCTATGTTGAAGGGTTATTAAAAGTCATTCTTTCAGACGGGAAAGTTCATACTCGTTATTTACAAACTTTAACACAAACCGGACGGCTAAGTTCTGTTGACCCGAACTTACAAAATATCCCTATTCGTTTAGAAGAAGGACGGAAAATTCGAGAAGCTTTTGTGCCTAGGAAAAAAGACTGGTTGATTTATTCTTCTGACTATTCGCAAATTGAGTTACGGGTACTTGCCCATGTTTCACAAGACGAGCACTTACAAGAGGCTTTTAATGAAAATCAGGATATCCATGCCAGTACAGCGATGCGAGTATTTGATATTGAAAAACCAGAAGACGTGACACCTAACATACGGCGACAAGCAAAAGCGGTAAACTTCGGAATTGTTTATGGAATATCCGATTATGGTTTATCACAAAACTTAGGTATTTCCCGCAAAGAGGCACAAAATTATATTGACACTTATTTTGAACGCTATCCTGGTGTGAAAAAATATATGAATGAATCTGTTTCCCAAGCAAAAGAAAAAGGTTATGCTGAGACGCTTTACCATCGTCGTCGTTATCTTGAAAACATTAATTCAAGTAATTTTAATCTGCGGACATTCGCGGAACGAACAGCAATTAATTCACCTATCCAAGGTAGTGCAGCTGATATTTTAAAAATTGCTATGATCGAATTAGATAAACGTTTGAAAGAAAAACAATTAGAGGCAGCGATGCTTTTACAAGTGCATGATGAATTGGTCTTTGAAGTTCCACAAAATGAATTAGAAACATTAGATAAACTGGTAAAAGAAGTTATGGAAACAGCGGTCAAATTGGATGTACCGTTAATCACCGAAAGTAGTTGGGGAAAAACTTGGTATGATGCAAAATAA
- a CDS encoding Bax inhibitor-1/YccA family protein has protein sequence MNNNPAIEAKGVNHFYAKVYGIFALGLGISAISAYLAMTIFFEQTISFISNFPLGLTGIWLAEIILVVLLSAKAQKNPSLTIAGFIVYSLLNGLVLSITLSMYTQALVGRAFATATATFLAMALYGAMTKRDLSGIGRAAIGLLVGVIIATLINFFLQSSGIDYFLSYVTVLIFLGLTAYDNQQIRHLYFATEGQDNTGFAAFMALQLYLDFINLFLSFLRIFSRN, from the coding sequence ATGAATAATAATCCAGCAATTGAAGCTAAAGGCGTCAATCATTTCTATGCCAAGGTATATGGCATTTTTGCTTTGGGCCTTGGAATCAGTGCTATTTCAGCTTATCTTGCGATGACGATATTTTTTGAACAGACGATTTCATTTATCAGTAACTTTCCTTTAGGTTTAACGGGCATCTGGTTGGCTGAAATTATTTTAGTCGTTTTACTTAGTGCAAAGGCACAGAAGAATCCATCGCTGACGATCGCAGGTTTTATCGTCTACTCATTGTTAAATGGGTTAGTTTTATCAATTACCTTATCAATGTATACCCAAGCGTTAGTGGGAAGAGCTTTTGCTACAGCCACCGCTACCTTCTTGGCAATGGCTTTGTATGGTGCAATGACCAAACGTGATTTAAGTGGGATTGGTCGTGCAGCCATTGGGTTATTGGTCGGTGTTATTATTGCAACATTGATTAATTTCTTTTTACAAAGTTCAGGTATAGATTATTTCTTGTCTTATGTCACAGTATTGATCTTTTTAGGTTTAACTGCCTATGATAATCAACAAATACGTCATTTGTATTTTGCTACAGAAGGGCAAGATAATACTGGTTTTGCTGCCTTTATGGCGTTGCAACTCTATCTAGATTTTATCAATTTATTCTTGTCATTCTTACGTATTTTTTCCAGAAATTAA
- a CDS encoding MaoC family dehydratase, which produces MDIGKLNKLGKAIDEIEEGQTMSVTEAIEDDQLLLYLGLTNDANPLYIQHDYTQKTVYKQPIVPSVLLIGIVTSTVSKHFPGPGSHIVNFSVNFVEPVYHYETLTFLFEVIKVDKHKDVVTLSVEAMNTENKRVLDAVVMVQPPTLHEEESEENNE; this is translated from the coding sequence TTGGATATAGGAAAGTTGAATAAGTTAGGAAAAGCAATCGATGAAATCGAAGAAGGGCAGACAATGTCTGTGACCGAAGCGATCGAAGACGATCAATTATTGTTGTATTTAGGCTTAACCAATGATGCTAACCCTTTGTATATCCAGCATGATTACACCCAGAAAACCGTTTATAAACAGCCTATTGTGCCATCTGTATTGTTAATCGGTATTGTTACGAGTACGGTTTCAAAGCATTTTCCCGGGCCAGGTTCGCATATTGTTAATTTTTCCGTTAATTTTGTCGAACCTGTCTATCATTATGAAACCTTGACTTTTTTATTTGAGGTAATTAAAGTGGATAAGCATAAAGACGTCGTGACGCTTTCTGTAGAAGCAATGAACACAGAAAACAAACGGGTGTTGGACGCAGTGGTTATGGTCCAACCTCCTACGCTCCATGAAGAAGAAAGTGAGGAAAATAATGAATAA
- the murC gene encoding UDP-N-acetylmuramate--L-alanine ligase, with amino-acid sequence MTNQNKRIYHFVGIKGSGMSSLALILHEQGEQVQGSDVEKYFFTQVGLEEANIPIYTFNADNITKDLTVIAGNAFSDDHEELVRARKLGLKVIRYHDFIGHFIQHFTSIAVTGSHGKTSTTGLLAHVLSGIEPTSYLIGDGTGHGRPDAEFFAFEACEYQRHFLAYRPDYVIMTNIDFDHPDYYKSIDDVFSAFQTMAKQVNKGILAFGDDPYLRKLEADVPIYYYGVNPEDDIRAENIARTTTGSAFDVYFHDDFIGHFDLPAFGQHNINNALGVIATAHLEGFDMKKVAEEMDSFPGVKRRFSEKKVSDMVIVDDYAHHPAEIKATIDGARQKYPTKEIIAVFQPHTFSRTIALMDEFAEALNLADKVYLCDIFSSAREKEGDVKIEDLGAKIDKGGDVIQENNVSPLLNHEDAVIIFMGAGDVQKFERSYENLLSNTTRSAL; translated from the coding sequence ATGACAAATCAAAATAAAAGAATATACCATTTTGTAGGGATCAAAGGCTCAGGAATGAGCTCTTTGGCATTAATATTGCATGAACAAGGAGAACAGGTCCAAGGTTCCGATGTAGAGAAATACTTTTTCACCCAAGTAGGTTTAGAAGAAGCAAATATTCCTATTTATACTTTTAACGCAGATAATATCACAAAAGACTTAACCGTCATTGCCGGAAATGCTTTTTCTGATGACCATGAAGAGTTAGTTCGGGCTCGAAAATTAGGTTTAAAAGTAATTCGTTACCACGATTTTATTGGACATTTTATTCAACACTTTACAAGTATCGCTGTGACAGGTTCACATGGCAAGACCAGTACAACTGGTTTATTGGCTCATGTATTAAGTGGTATTGAACCAACGAGTTATTTAATTGGTGATGGTACCGGCCATGGACGTCCTGATGCTGAATTTTTTGCTTTTGAAGCGTGTGAATATCAACGTCATTTCTTAGCCTATCGTCCTGATTACGTGATTATGACCAATATTGATTTTGATCATCCAGACTATTACAAAAGCATTGATGATGTATTCTCTGCCTTTCAAACAATGGCAAAACAAGTGAACAAGGGGATCTTAGCATTTGGTGATGATCCTTATTTGCGAAAACTTGAGGCAGATGTTCCGATTTATTATTATGGCGTTAATCCAGAAGACGATATTCGTGCTGAAAATATTGCACGTACTACGACAGGTTCTGCTTTTGATGTATACTTCCATGATGATTTTATCGGGCACTTTGATTTACCAGCTTTCGGTCAACATAATATCAATAATGCTTTAGGTGTGATCGCAACAGCACATTTAGAAGGCTTTGATATGAAAAAGGTAGCAGAAGAAATGGATTCATTTCCGGGAGTTAAACGACGCTTTAGTGAAAAGAAAGTTTCTGATATGGTTATTGTTGATGACTATGCGCACCATCCAGCAGAAATCAAAGCAACGATTGACGGCGCTCGTCAAAAATATCCTACTAAAGAAATTATTGCAGTTTTCCAACCTCATACATTTTCGCGTACAATTGCTTTAATGGACGAATTTGCTGAAGCACTTAACTTAGCAGATAAAGTTTACTTATGTGATATATTTAGTTCCGCTCGTGAAAAAGAGGGCGACGTGAAAATTGAAGATCTAGGCGCTAAAATTGACAAGGGTGGCGATGTTATTCAAGAAAACAATGTTTCGCCACTTTTAAATCATGAAGACGCCGTGATTATTTTCATGGGGGCTGGCGATGTGCAAAAATTTGAACGTAGTTATGAAAATCTTTTGAGTAATACAACACGCAGCGCGTTATAA
- a CDS encoding SprT family protein codes for MTEEELQQLVETTSWEFFGKPFVHQALFNTRLRTTGGRYHLKDHHLDFNPKMAVRNYETFVAIIKHELCHYHLHLENKGYRHKDTDFKELLTKTGGLRYAPDVQVKRRFHVYKCQHCQMSITRQKRMNTQRFVCGKCGGKLLYERTYTENKANES; via the coding sequence ATGACTGAAGAAGAGCTGCAACAGTTAGTAGAGACAACTTCGTGGGAGTTTTTTGGTAAACCATTTGTCCATCAAGCGCTTTTCAACACTCGTTTACGCACTACAGGCGGGAGATATCATCTGAAGGATCATCATTTAGATTTTAATCCCAAAATGGCTGTTCGTAATTATGAGACATTTGTAGCTATTATCAAACATGAATTATGTCACTACCATCTGCATCTTGAAAATAAAGGTTATCGGCATAAAGATACTGATTTTAAAGAATTGTTGACAAAGACAGGCGGTTTGCGCTATGCTCCAGATGTCCAAGTGAAACGTAGGTTTCACGTTTATAAGTGTCAACATTGTCAGATGTCGATCACTAGGCAAAAAAGAATGAATACGCAGCGCTTTGTTTGCGGAAAATGTGGTGGCAAGCTGCTTTATGAACGTACCTATACTGAAAATAAGGCAAATGAAAGTTAA
- a CDS encoding Tex family protein, with the protein MAQEMNQELLSLLQQELTQYRPKQMQTVLTLLNDGNTVPFIARYRKEMTGDLDEVQIREIEERFHYLENLEKRKEEVVRLIGEQGKLTSELKKNILQATKMQQVEDLYRPYKQKRRTKATIAKENGLAPFSQWLLTFPQDDVYDEAANYINDNVTTLEDVIAGAHEIMAEQFGDKAKFRSWIRHEIFQNGRFESRVKDSEKDEKSVYEMYYDFSEPIKKMVSHRILACNRGEKEGILNVSLQSDETKIYNYLNRQLIEDPNSPATSLVTAAYQDAYKRFIGPALEREIRNELTEKADEQAISIFGENLRNLLLQPPLKGKIVLGFDPAYRTGCKLAVCDETGKVLAIQVIYPHKPASAEKRKAADEQFCQLVEKYQVDMIAIGNGTASRESEQFVAKNLQTIKRDVYYVMVNEAGASVYSASAIAREEFPDLQVEERSAISIGRRLQDPLAELVKIDPKAVGVGQYQHDVSQKRLNEQLDFVVETVVNQVGVDVNTASPQLLQHVSGLNKTTALNVVGYREENGAFTKRTQLKKVARLGPKAYEQAIGFLRIPGAQNILDNTAIHPESYTITKQLLEIAQLDLAEVGTTHAKEVLEKLSLQRLTEQLGIGEETLKDIISALVQPGRDMRDSMPAPLLRKDVLSMEDLKPGMELTGTVRNVIDFGAFVDIGVKQDGLVHISKLSTKFVKQPNDVVSVGDVVTVWIEQVDLKKGRISLTMIDPGASQ; encoded by the coding sequence ATGGCGCAAGAAATGAATCAAGAATTACTCTCTTTATTACAACAAGAATTAACGCAGTATCGCCCAAAGCAAATGCAGACGGTGTTGACTTTATTAAATGACGGCAATACAGTTCCGTTTATTGCTCGTTATCGTAAAGAAATGACTGGCGATTTAGATGAAGTTCAAATCAGAGAAATTGAAGAACGTTTCCACTACTTAGAAAATCTGGAAAAACGTAAAGAAGAAGTTGTTCGTCTGATTGGTGAACAAGGAAAGTTGACTTCAGAATTAAAGAAAAATATCCTACAAGCTACCAAAATGCAGCAAGTAGAAGACCTTTATCGTCCTTATAAACAGAAACGGCGAACGAAAGCGACGATTGCGAAAGAAAATGGCTTGGCTCCTTTCAGTCAATGGCTATTAACTTTTCCACAAGATGATGTCTATGATGAAGCTGCAAATTATATCAATGACAATGTAACGACGCTTGAAGACGTTATTGCTGGAGCACATGAAATTATGGCCGAGCAATTTGGTGATAAAGCTAAATTTCGCAGCTGGATTCGTCATGAAATTTTCCAAAATGGCCGTTTTGAAAGCCGTGTAAAGGATTCTGAAAAAGATGAAAAAAGCGTATATGAAATGTATTACGATTTTTCAGAACCAATTAAAAAAATGGTTTCACACCGAATTTTAGCCTGTAATCGCGGAGAAAAAGAGGGTATTTTAAACGTATCTCTTCAAAGCGATGAAACAAAAATCTATAACTATTTAAATCGTCAATTAATCGAAGACCCAAATTCACCTGCTACTTCGTTGGTAACTGCAGCATATCAAGACGCTTATAAACGTTTTATAGGTCCAGCTCTGGAACGTGAAATCCGTAATGAACTAACAGAAAAAGCGGACGAGCAGGCAATTTCGATTTTTGGTGAAAATTTGAGAAATTTATTGCTACAGCCTCCTTTAAAAGGGAAAATAGTTTTAGGTTTTGACCCTGCCTATCGAACGGGTTGCAAATTAGCTGTTTGCGATGAAACAGGCAAAGTATTAGCTATTCAAGTTATTTACCCGCATAAACCAGCTTCTGCTGAGAAACGAAAAGCCGCAGATGAGCAATTTTGCCAGCTTGTGGAAAAATATCAGGTGGATATGATTGCCATCGGTAACGGTACAGCTAGTCGAGAATCGGAACAATTCGTTGCCAAAAACTTGCAAACTATTAAGCGTGATGTTTATTACGTAATGGTAAATGAAGCAGGGGCTTCGGTTTATTCAGCTAGTGCAATTGCGCGCGAAGAATTTCCTGACTTACAAGTAGAAGAACGCAGTGCGATTAGTATTGGTCGTCGTCTGCAAGATCCTTTAGCTGAACTAGTAAAAATTGATCCTAAAGCGGTAGGTGTTGGTCAATATCAACACGATGTTTCACAGAAAAGATTAAACGAGCAATTAGATTTTGTTGTAGAAACAGTGGTTAACCAGGTTGGTGTGGATGTGAATACTGCGAGTCCTCAGCTTTTACAACATGTCTCAGGTTTGAACAAAACAACAGCTTTAAACGTAGTCGGCTATCGGGAAGAAAATGGGGCTTTTACCAAACGAACACAGTTAAAAAAAGTAGCCCGTTTAGGTCCTAAAGCTTATGAACAAGCGATCGGTTTTTTACGAATTCCAGGAGCTCAAAATATTTTGGACAATACAGCTATTCATCCGGAAAGTTACACGATTACAAAACAATTATTAGAAATCGCTCAGTTAGATTTAGCAGAAGTCGGGACAACACATGCAAAAGAAGTGCTTGAAAAGTTATCTCTCCAACGTTTAACTGAACAACTGGGTATTGGCGAGGAAACGCTAAAAGATATCATAAGTGCTCTTGTCCAACCCGGTCGGGATATGCGTGATAGTATGCCGGCTCCGCTTCTACGAAAAGATGTTTTATCAATGGAAGATTTAAAACCAGGAATGGAATTAACAGGTACCGTCCGTAATGTAATTGACTTCGGTGCTTTTGTAGATATTGGCGTTAAACAAGATGGATTGGTTCATATTTCAAAATTAAGTACAAAATTTGTCAAACAACCTAACGATGTTGTTTCAGTTGGTGATGTCGTCACAGTTTGGATTGAACAAGTGGATTTAAAAAAAGGTCGCATTAGTTTAACCATGATTGATCCAGGAGCGTCACAATGA